From one uncultured Methanoregula sp. genomic stretch:
- the cobN gene encoding cobaltochelatase subunit CobN, with protein sequence MKITSIMWGSYAPVLKRAATACGIDCAIYPTRVLEDSPEKRDEAIASMKQSDVILVYHTSDMFWEQVNREIEIIRKSVLVISLGPDPSFWIQSTVGSEIVTTCHRYITNNGDENFINLLRFIEKELFGKDGPVAPPADVPWEGLYHPDALHVFRTCDEYLAWYADRDKGRFRVGLVFSRTSWAAGNVALEDMLIRSLEQEGLSVIPVFTYAIRDDALGARGMTEVVLEYLFRDGVPIVDALVKLIPFLFGSVRDNSAGRTGTSGGIDLLRAFDIPVFSPVISMYMSLEQWQASEGLSMDVGWAVSLPEFEGVIEPVFIGTSRSEPDGGKTREAVPDRCTKIASRVKRWIELAKKPVPERKVAFILNNNPCAGTEASIGGGSNLDTLESLARILQKMADAGYLVTPPASGEELVKTIRKKKAISEFRWTTVQDIVAGGGALARMDLATYLPYFHSLPEAVQQKVTGTWGEPPGEGMVLDGTMLITGLSFGNATVHVQPKRGCYGSRCDGTVCRILHDPKCPPPHQYLATYYWVEQVQRADVIVHVGTHGSLEFLPGKGAGLSQECFPDIAVGTVPFLYLYNSDNPAEGTIAKRRSYAVIVDHMQTVMTGSGLYDDLEEIDTILTEYETAKNDPARAHALRHQLSDALIRANMDKDLHLDDGMTLAEMVSKAHEVLSKIRNTRIQSGMHIFGELPSGNRRVEFISSIIRFDTGSSSPRRIIAQVLGFDLTDLLAGQGCYSDELDMSYGAILEQVDLELDRFVETVLSDPCHPVPRIFGRRISNGQVEALDSLRARVIDISRRIDESRETESLLHGMDGRYIPAGPSGQITRGHEDVLPTGRNFYSLDPYRVPTKAAWRVGQRLADALVEKYSREEGAVPENVAFYWMAGDIMASDGEMFAEMLWLLGVRPVWQKNGQVKSFEVIPLHKLGHPRIDITVRATGILRDNFANCYELLDDAVQAVAALDEPLEKNFVRRHAQKSMVEDGAGFRDATLRIFSSRPGSYASGVNLAVLSSAWKTQADLADIFVAYNGYAYGRDVQGKDAHVQLAANLSTVSVTFNKVQSDEHDLLGCCCYFGTHGGFTAAARHYSGNEVKPYYGDTREPENVEVRDLADEIRRVVRTKLLNPKWIDGMKDHGYKGASDIMKRVTRVYGWSASTQEVDNWIFNDITDTFVNNEEMREFFEENNPHALEEIARRLLEASQRSLWDADPRVLDDLKKNYLEIESWMEEESGQGDFQGGNVDVVTMDDNILWGSAMKDLLKEVHAKHSR encoded by the coding sequence ATGAAAATCACCTCAATCATGTGGGGGTCATATGCCCCGGTACTGAAACGCGCAGCAACAGCCTGTGGCATTGACTGTGCTATCTACCCGACCCGGGTACTGGAAGACTCCCCCGAGAAACGGGACGAGGCAATCGCATCGATGAAACAATCGGACGTGATCCTCGTTTATCATACCTCCGACATGTTCTGGGAGCAGGTTAACCGGGAAATTGAGATAATCCGCAAGTCCGTCCTGGTCATCTCGCTCGGGCCCGATCCATCGTTCTGGATACAGTCAACGGTCGGGTCGGAGATAGTCACGACCTGCCACCGGTACATCACGAATAACGGCGATGAAAATTTCATAAACCTCCTACGGTTCATTGAAAAAGAGCTCTTCGGGAAGGACGGCCCGGTTGCACCTCCCGCTGACGTTCCCTGGGAAGGGTTGTATCACCCCGACGCACTTCACGTATTCCGGACTTGTGATGAATACCTTGCCTGGTATGCAGATCGCGACAAGGGCAGGTTCCGGGTCGGACTCGTCTTTTCCCGGACATCATGGGCTGCGGGAAACGTTGCCCTTGAGGATATGCTCATCCGCAGCCTCGAACAGGAGGGACTGAGTGTCATCCCTGTATTCACCTACGCAATCCGGGACGATGCGCTGGGTGCCCGGGGGATGACGGAGGTGGTCCTGGAATACCTGTTCCGGGATGGCGTCCCCATTGTCGACGCCCTCGTCAAGCTCATCCCGTTCCTCTTCGGCTCGGTGCGTGACAATTCTGCCGGCAGGACCGGCACATCCGGAGGTATCGACCTTCTGCGGGCATTCGATATCCCGGTCTTTTCCCCGGTGATCTCCATGTACATGTCCCTTGAGCAGTGGCAGGCCTCGGAAGGTCTCTCCATGGACGTGGGGTGGGCGGTCTCGCTGCCGGAGTTCGAGGGCGTGATCGAGCCGGTCTTCATCGGCACGAGCCGGAGCGAGCCGGATGGCGGCAAGACCCGTGAAGCGGTGCCTGACCGGTGCACGAAGATTGCTTCACGGGTGAAGAGATGGATCGAACTGGCAAAAAAACCGGTCCCCGAACGCAAAGTCGCCTTCATCCTCAACAACAACCCGTGTGCCGGGACCGAAGCCAGTATCGGCGGCGGTTCGAACCTCGACACGCTCGAAAGCCTTGCCCGGATCTTACAGAAAATGGCGGATGCCGGGTATCTGGTAACGCCACCAGCTTCCGGGGAGGAACTGGTAAAAACCATCCGGAAGAAAAAGGCAATCTCGGAGTTCCGGTGGACCACGGTCCAGGATATCGTTGCAGGTGGCGGGGCCCTTGCCCGGATGGATCTCGCAACCTACCTGCCGTATTTCCATTCCCTGCCGGAGGCAGTACAACAGAAGGTGACCGGTACCTGGGGAGAGCCCCCGGGAGAAGGCATGGTCCTTGACGGGACCATGCTTATCACGGGCCTCTCGTTCGGCAATGCCACCGTGCACGTCCAGCCAAAACGCGGGTGTTACGGCTCGCGGTGCGATGGTACGGTCTGCAGGATCCTGCACGATCCAAAGTGCCCCCCGCCCCACCAGTACCTGGCCACGTACTACTGGGTAGAGCAGGTCCAGAGAGCGGACGTGATCGTCCATGTCGGTACCCATGGCAGCCTCGAATTCCTGCCGGGCAAGGGAGCAGGCCTCTCGCAGGAATGCTTCCCGGATATCGCTGTCGGGACTGTTCCGTTCCTTTACCTCTACAACTCCGATAATCCGGCGGAAGGAACCATTGCGAAAAGGCGCAGTTACGCGGTGATTGTCGACCACATGCAGACGGTCATGACCGGCAGCGGGTTATACGATGATCTCGAAGAGATCGACACCATCCTCACCGAGTACGAGACCGCGAAGAACGATCCCGCCCGGGCCCACGCCCTCCGGCACCAGCTCAGCGACGCCCTTATCCGGGCCAATATGGACAAGGATCTTCACCTTGATGACGGGATGACCCTTGCGGAGATGGTGTCGAAAGCCCACGAGGTGCTCTCGAAGATCCGCAACACCCGTATCCAGTCGGGGATGCATATTTTTGGCGAACTGCCTTCCGGCAATCGCCGGGTCGAATTCATCAGTTCCATCATCCGCTTCGATACCGGCAGCTCGTCCCCGCGCCGCATCATCGCACAAGTTCTGGGGTTTGACCTGACCGACCTGCTTGCCGGGCAGGGCTGTTATTCCGATGAACTTGATATGTCCTATGGTGCGATTCTCGAACAGGTTGACCTGGAACTGGACCGGTTCGTAGAGACCGTCCTCTCCGATCCCTGCCATCCGGTTCCCCGGATCTTTGGCAGGCGAATCTCGAACGGGCAGGTTGAGGCCCTCGATTCACTCAGGGCACGGGTGATCGATATCAGCCGCCGGATCGATGAGTCCCGGGAGACCGAATCCCTCCTGCATGGCATGGACGGACGGTATATCCCGGCAGGGCCATCCGGCCAGATTACCCGTGGGCACGAGGACGTGCTTCCAACCGGACGGAACTTCTATTCGCTGGACCCGTACCGCGTCCCGACAAAAGCCGCGTGGCGGGTAGGCCAGCGCCTTGCCGATGCTCTTGTTGAGAAATATTCCCGGGAAGAAGGAGCGGTTCCCGAGAATGTCGCGTTCTACTGGATGGCCGGCGATATCATGGCCTCTGACGGCGAGATGTTTGCCGAGATGCTCTGGCTCCTCGGGGTGCGGCCGGTCTGGCAGAAGAACGGGCAGGTGAAATCCTTCGAGGTGATCCCGCTCCACAAGCTGGGCCATCCCCGGATTGACATCACGGTCCGGGCCACCGGTATCCTGCGGGATAATTTTGCCAACTGCTATGAACTTCTCGACGATGCCGTGCAGGCCGTGGCAGCGCTCGACGAACCTTTGGAAAAGAATTTTGTCCGCAGGCATGCCCAGAAGAGCATGGTCGAGGATGGAGCCGGGTTCCGGGACGCTACGCTTCGCATCTTCTCTTCCCGGCCGGGCTCGTACGCGAGCGGCGTGAACCTGGCAGTCCTTTCCAGTGCCTGGAAGACGCAGGCAGACCTGGCCGACATCTTCGTTGCCTATAACGGGTATGCCTATGGCCGTGACGTGCAGGGAAAGGATGCCCACGTGCAGCTGGCAGCTAACCTCTCCACGGTCTCGGTCACGTTCAACAAGGTCCAGTCCGACGAGCACGATCTCCTTGGCTGCTGCTGTTATTTCGGTACCCACGGGGGATTTACGGCAGCCGCCCGCCATTATTCCGGCAATGAGGTAAAACCGTATTACGGGGATACCCGCGAGCCGGAGAATGTCGAAGTACGGGATCTTGCCGACGAGATCCGCCGGGTTGTACGGACAAAACTCCTCAACCCGAAATGGATTGACGGCATGAAAGACCACGGGTACAAGGGTGCCTCCGATATCATGAAACGGGTGACCCGCGTGTACGGCTGGTCGGCCTCAACGCAGGAAGTGGACAACTGGATCTTCAACGACATTACCGACACGTTCGTCAACAACGAAGAGATGCGGGAGTTTTTTGAAGAGAACAATCCCCATGCGCTCGAAGAGATCGCCCGCCGGCTTCTTGAGGCCAGCCAGCGCAGCCTCTGGGATGCCGACCCCCGGGTTCTTGATGATCTCAAAAAGAACTACCTGGAGATCGAGTCCTGGATGGAGGAGGAGTCCGGCCAGGGGGATTTCCAGGGAGGCAATGTTGATGTTGTCACGATGGACGACAATATCCTCTGGGGAAGCGCGATGAAAGATCTCTTAAAAGAGGTACATGCAAAACATTCACGGTGA
- a CDS encoding putative cobaltochelatase, giving the protein MNHFETIYPFSAIVGQEQMKKALIFNAINPGIGGVLIRGEKGTAKSTASRALVRLLPERCVVDGCRFGCDPADTKRMCRECREKGPAPESKTVPMRVVELPISATEDKVVGSLDISHALKSGEKKFEPGILAEANRNILYVDEVNLLNDHIVDVLLDAAAMGMNFIEREGVSYSHPSAFILIGTMNPEEGELRPQLLDRFGLCVDIEGIHDVETRIEVIKRRQAYETSPEVFIPLWEPQEQELRGRILTAKELLPRVNVPDDILRMIAQVCIDMAVDGHRADITMMKTAATIAAWNNRTDVSEEDVREAANLVLSHRMRRKPFSDQQMDKQKMEQSIQNSKKEQQSPKQKNEQHDHPHSKETPIPDSSTTTASAEGSPFRLDQQRLALPQRMDAVRREKTGKRSTTESRDGRYVASRIPETLTADIALDATIRAAAPYQNGRTGNLAIKIELSELREKVRERKTGNTILFVVDASGSMGAEQRMTAVKGAILSLLIDAYQKRDRVGLVVFRGAGAELLLPPTSSVELARKYMQTLPVGGKTPLAHGLLKGFEVLQREQVIRRNTIPRLILISDGKANVGMGSRSPLEDAKEVASHIRDANIPSLVIDSEQNFLSFGLARTLCDELGGRYIRLDELESGQLAGFVKGIGM; this is encoded by the coding sequence GTGAACCATTTCGAAACCATCTACCCGTTCTCAGCGATTGTCGGCCAGGAGCAGATGAAAAAAGCACTGATATTCAATGCCATCAATCCCGGTATCGGGGGAGTCCTGATCCGGGGCGAGAAAGGCACGGCCAAATCCACGGCATCCCGGGCACTGGTGCGTCTGCTCCCGGAACGGTGCGTTGTGGATGGCTGCAGGTTTGGATGCGACCCCGCCGATACGAAACGGATGTGCCGGGAATGCAGGGAGAAAGGGCCGGCTCCTGAATCCAAAACGGTTCCCATGAGGGTGGTCGAACTGCCGATCAGTGCCACGGAAGACAAGGTGGTGGGCAGCCTCGATATCAGCCATGCCCTCAAAAGCGGGGAGAAGAAATTTGAACCGGGCATCCTTGCAGAGGCCAACCGGAACATCCTCTACGTGGACGAAGTGAACCTCTTAAACGACCACATCGTGGATGTCCTTCTCGATGCAGCGGCTATGGGGATGAACTTCATCGAGCGTGAGGGGGTCTCCTACTCCCACCCGTCGGCATTTATCCTGATCGGCACCATGAACCCCGAGGAGGGAGAACTGAGGCCCCAGCTCCTCGACCGATTCGGCCTCTGCGTTGATATCGAAGGTATCCATGATGTGGAGACACGGATCGAGGTCATAAAGAGACGGCAGGCATACGAGACCAGCCCGGAAGTTTTCATTCCGCTGTGGGAGCCGCAGGAGCAGGAACTGCGCGGGCGCATCCTCACGGCGAAGGAACTCCTTCCCCGCGTGAATGTGCCGGACGATATCCTCAGAATGATTGCGCAGGTCTGCATCGATATGGCCGTCGATGGACACCGCGCTGACATAACGATGATGAAGACCGCTGCAACAATAGCGGCCTGGAATAACCGGACAGACGTGAGCGAGGAGGATGTCAGGGAAGCGGCAAATCTCGTACTCTCCCACCGCATGCGGCGCAAGCCTTTCTCTGACCAGCAGATGGACAAACAGAAGATGGAGCAGTCTATCCAGAACTCAAAAAAAGAACAACAATCCCCCAAACAGAAAAACGAACAGCACGATCACCCTCATTCAAAGGAGACACCGATACCGGACAGCTCGACAACGACTGCATCTGCCGAAGGGTCGCCGTTCCGGCTGGACCAGCAGCGCCTCGCGCTCCCGCAACGGATGGATGCTGTGCGAAGGGAGAAGACCGGAAAGAGGAGCACAACTGAATCCCGTGATGGGCGGTATGTCGCGAGCCGGATTCCGGAAACGCTGACTGCGGACATTGCACTCGATGCCACGATACGGGCAGCAGCACCATACCAGAACGGGCGCACAGGAAACCTTGCGATAAAGATTGAGCTCTCCGAGCTGCGCGAGAAGGTCCGCGAACGAAAGACAGGAAACACGATCCTTTTTGTTGTCGATGCCAGCGGGAGCATGGGGGCAGAACAGCGGATGACCGCAGTCAAAGGCGCCATCCTCTCGCTCCTGATCGATGCCTACCAGAAGCGGGACCGGGTGGGCCTTGTGGTATTCCGGGGAGCGGGTGCCGAACTTCTCCTGCCGCCAACGTCGAGCGTGGAACTCGCCCGGAAATACATGCAAACGCTCCCGGTCGGGGGAAAGACACCACTTGCCCACGGCCTTCTTAAGGGATTTGAAGTCCTGCAGCGGGAGCAGGTGATCCGCCGCAACACTATTCCCCGGCTGATCCTGATCTCGGATGGCAAAGCGAACGTGGGCATGGGGTCCCGGTCCCCCCTTGAAGATGCAAAAGAGGTGGCCTCGCATATCCGCGACGCAAACATTCCCTCGCTCGTCATCGATTCCGAGCAGAACTTCCTCTCGTTTGGCCTTGCCCGGACACTTTGTGACGAACTGGGCGGACGATATATCAGGCTCGACGAACTGGAATCCGGGCAGCTTGCAGGATTCGTGAAAGGTATCGGGATGTAA
- a CDS encoding iron ABC transporter permease has product MATDSPADIPGKATVHSLYHAGSTRRITLIVALAVIVIAAAILSAGTGTVAIQPGDTILAIAHPPAAALNDFLCDNLPAGASVFSGILIAIPAPANPQAELIVTGFRLPRIILAILTGASLAVAGAVMQGLLRNPLVSPFTLGLSSAAAFGAAIAIVIGPGIIGAWFLVSNDIFIIVMAFIFGWLSMLLVYGISRSRGTNQSTLILAGVVIGYLFQAGVMALKYVTSNDNLRDIVIWLMGGMWGASWTAVLLLLPLCLICFFLLERMSWDLNALAAGDDVAKNLGINVGKFRLTGLMISTFAASCCMAFTGIIGFIGLMAPHICRMIIGTDHRYLIPCSALLGAAILLISDTAARTVMSPVEIPVGIILYIVGGIFFLFLIMRGQGRGLY; this is encoded by the coding sequence ATGGCAACCGATTCACCAGCGGACATTCCCGGAAAGGCTACCGTGCATTCCCTGTACCATGCAGGGAGTACACGGCGCATTACCCTGATCGTGGCCCTGGCCGTCATTGTTATCGCTGCTGCGATCCTGTCCGCCGGGACAGGTACGGTTGCCATACAGCCGGGGGATACGATACTGGCAATCGCCCACCCGCCGGCAGCAGCCCTCAATGACTTCCTTTGTGACAACCTGCCGGCAGGGGCATCCGTGTTTTCCGGGATCCTGATTGCCATCCCGGCACCGGCCAACCCCCAGGCAGAACTGATTGTCACCGGCTTCCGCCTGCCCCGGATAATTCTCGCTATACTCACCGGCGCCAGCCTTGCTGTTGCCGGTGCGGTGATGCAGGGACTCCTGCGCAATCCGCTGGTGAGTCCCTTTACGCTGGGCCTGTCATCCGCTGCAGCGTTTGGTGCTGCCATCGCCATCGTGATCGGCCCGGGGATCATCGGGGCCTGGTTCCTGGTGAGCAACGATATCTTCATCATCGTTATGGCATTCATCTTCGGGTGGCTTTCGATGCTTCTCGTGTACGGGATATCCCGGTCACGGGGGACAAACCAGTCTACGCTCATCCTTGCCGGCGTGGTCATCGGGTACCTCTTCCAGGCGGGTGTCATGGCCCTGAAATACGTGACGAGCAACGATAATCTCCGGGATATCGTAATCTGGCTGATGGGCGGGATGTGGGGTGCGAGCTGGACTGCCGTACTCCTGCTGCTGCCGCTGTGCCTCATCTGTTTTTTCCTTCTCGAACGGATGTCCTGGGACCTCAATGCCCTTGCCGCCGGGGACGATGTGGCAAAAAACCTGGGTATCAATGTCGGGAAATTCCGTCTCACCGGCCTGATGATCTCTACGTTTGCGGCTTCCTGCTGCATGGCGTTTACGGGCATCATCGGGTTTATCGGTCTCATGGCACCGCATATCTGCCGGATGATCATAGGAACCGATCACCGGTACCTGATCCCCTGCTCTGCCCTTCTTGGGGCCGCCATCCTCCTGATCTCCGATACTGCGGCACGGACGGTCATGAGCCCGGTCGAGATCCCGGTGGGTATCATCCTCTACATTGTCGGGGGAATTTTCTTCCTCTTCCTGATCATGAGGGGGCAGGGACGGGGACTGTATTAA
- a CDS encoding ABC transporter ATP-binding protein has translation MELSVEHVNKEFGSLRVLEDISFSLGPGRILALVGPNGSGKSTLIKSLTLIHEPTSGSIALDGTEICRIDPIDLSMKIGYVPQHFTYTLYSTVFETVLLGRRRYIKWSVSEEELSCVQAALDALEMGGMAGKFMDQLSGGERQKVFIARALAQNPALFLFDEPTSALDIRYQIEVMETMRRITLEQGSSMIIAVHDLNLAYRYADEVLVLSHGRMAGFGKPQEILKPDCIRRVYGVESVVIENEYGKFLLPLRAT, from the coding sequence ATGGAACTTTCCGTTGAACATGTGAACAAGGAATTCGGCTCATTGCGGGTGCTTGAGGATATCTCGTTCTCTCTTGGACCCGGGAGGATCCTTGCACTCGTAGGCCCGAACGGTTCCGGCAAATCCACGCTCATCAAGAGCCTGACCCTTATCCACGAACCAACGTCCGGATCGATCGCTCTTGACGGGACTGAGATCTGCAGGATCGATCCGATAGACCTCTCCATGAAGATCGGGTATGTCCCCCAGCATTTCACCTACACCCTGTATTCCACCGTTTTCGAAACGGTGCTTCTCGGGAGGCGGCGGTATATCAAGTGGTCAGTCTCCGAAGAGGAACTCTCCTGCGTACAGGCGGCACTCGATGCCCTTGAGATGGGCGGCATGGCAGGGAAGTTCATGGACCAGCTCTCCGGCGGCGAACGCCAGAAAGTGTTCATTGCCCGGGCCCTTGCCCAGAACCCCGCTCTCTTCCTGTTCGACGAACCGACAAGCGCACTCGATATCCGGTACCAGATCGAGGTGATGGAGACGATGAGGCGGATCACGCTCGAACAGGGGTCTTCGATGATCATTGCCGTTCACGATCTCAACCTCGCGTACCGGTACGCGGACGAGGTCCTTGTCCTCAGTCACGGCCGCATGGCAGGCTTCGGGAAACCCCAAGAGATCCTGAAACCGGACTGCATACGGAGAGTATACGGCGTTGAATCGGTGGTCATCGAGAATGAGTACGGGAAGTTCCTCCTCCCGTTGCGGGCAACGTAA